DNA sequence from the Candidatus Planktophila sulfonica genome:
TCACGCAGCAAAGTAATTTCACTTCCAGTTGGCCGCGATACTTTGACGCAGACAAAGAGTTATATCGATGAGATGCGCAAAAGAAAACTGACCAATGTCATCATCGCAACTGATGCCTATCACTGCCAGCGCGCAATGACGATGGCAAATGATTTTGGTGCAGTTGCAACATGTTCACCTGCTCAAACAGGGCCAAATACACTGGAAAATTCAAGGTACCGATACTTAATTCGCGAAGCGGGCGCTTATCTTGCCTACATCACCTTAGGTCGCCGAGGTATTCATATCTCAGACCATCTCACCAATAGCGGGCTTGTAAGGTATGTGTATGACATCGTCCAGTAATTACAGCGCAGCAGATCAAGAGCGCTATCTCGACGAGCCGGCAAAGCGTCCTGGCCGGACAGAATTCATGCGCGATCGCGCACGAGTTATTCACTCAGCTGCACTTCGCCGTCTAGCCGCAAAGACTCAAGTAGCTGTGCCGTGGGAGAACGATTTCCAACGTACACGTTTATCTCACTCACTCGAATGCGCACAGATTGGTCGCGAGCTCGGTGAATCACTGGGTGCAGATCCTGATTTACTTGAAACAGCATGTTTGTCGCACGATATGGGCCACCCGCCTTTCGGACACAATGGTGAAGAAGCGCTGGCAGAAGTTGCCGCCCCTTGTGGTGGCTTTGAAGGCAACGCGCAATCTTTCCGACTGCTAACTCGCATTGAGGCAAAGACAGTTGATACAGATGGAAAGACAATTGGATTAAATCTCACTCGCGCATCCCTTGATGCCGCAACGAAATATCCATGGGCGCGCGCAGAGAATCCTCGCAAGTTCGGCGTCTATGACGATGACACAGAGATCTTTAACTGGGTTCGCCAAGGCGCACCTGCAGGACGTAAATGTATTGAAGCGCAGATCATGGATTGGTCTGATGATTGCGCTTACTCAGTCCACGACCTCGAAGATGCAATCTTTGCTGGACAAATCACTGTAAAGAACTTTGATAATGACCTCGACATTCTCTACACAGAGATGGTCAATGGCTATGGTTCGGATGCGAGCAAAGATGAAGCAGCTGCTGCACTCACACGCCTGCAGGCTCTTTCCTGCTGGCCAGCATCATTCGATAGAACTCATCGCGCACTTGCTCGCTTGAAAGATACAACTTCACAGCTCATTGGTCGCTTTGTTCTTTCAGCCGAACTGGAAACTCGCAAGATTCATGGAGATGGTCCACTTACTCGATACAGCGCAAACCTTGAAATTCCGCGCGAGCAGAAGATTGAAGTAGATTTCCTTAAGGCTGTTGCTGGGCACTATTTGATCAATGCAGCAGCGTCGCAAGAGCGATATGCAAAGCAACAAGTAGTAATCCACGAACTCGTCGAGATGCTCTTTGAAGCAGCGCCTAATGAACTCGACCCCATCTTCGAAGATGATTGGAAGCTGGCCACTACCGATTCCGAACGCCTACGCGTTGTCGTAGACCAGATTGCCAGCCTGACTGACCCTGGCGCATATGCGCTCCATGCACACCTTTCAAAGCGTCGCTAAGGTAGGAACATGAGCGGTCGTATCAAGGCAGATGACATCGTTTATGTGCGCGAACATGCACATATCGATGAGGTCGTCTCTGCAGCTGGCGTTGCTCTCAAAAATGCTGGTGGGGGACAGAAGAAAGGTCTCTGCCCATTCCACGACGAAAAATCACCCTCGTTTCACGTAACTCCTTCTAAGAATTACTACCACTGCTTCGGTTGTGGCGTTGGTGGCGATGTCATCGACTTCATGATGAAGACAGATCACCTTTCATTTACTGAAACTATCGAACGTCTGGCATCTCAAATCGGTTACACACTTCGCTACGAAGAAGGTGGCCCTACCCAGCCAACGTCACAACGCTCACGTCTCTATGCAGCCAATCTTGCAGCGGCGAAGTTCTTTCAAGATTTACTCAACACATCTCCTGACGCAGCACATGGTCGCGACTTACTGACCAAGCGCGGCTTCGATAAGGCTGCATGTGATTCATTTGGAGTTGGGTATGCACCGAATGGTTGGGATGGACTTACCAAACATCTTCGTGCAGCTGGCTTCACAATCGACGAACTTGAAGAAGCTGGACTTTCCAAGATGGGCGAACGTGGTCCTATCGATAAATTCCGCAATCGCGTTATGTGGCCGATTAAAGATATCTCAGGTGACATCGTTGGATTTGGTGCACGCAAGCTAGCAAGCGATGAAGAAGATCAAGGCCCTAAGTATCTCAACACCTCTGAAACTCCTATCTATAAGAAGTCACAAGTTCTATACGGACTTGATATGGCAAAGAAAGATATTGCTAAGAATCGTCAGGTAGTAGTTGTTGAGGGTTACACCGATGTGATGGCCTGCCATTTAGCGGGAATTACAACTGCGGTTGCAACCTGCGGAACCGCTTTTGGTGATGATCACATCCGCATCATCCGCCGTTTGCTTATGGATGCCGATGCATTCCGTGGCGAGGTTATCTTCACCTTCGATGGAGATGCAGCCGGACAGAAAGCTGCCATGAAAGCTTTCGGCGATGATCAGAAGTTTGTTACCCAAACATTCGTTGCCGTCGAACCCGATGGCCTTGATCCATGCGACCTACGTCAACATAAAGGTGACTTAGCTCTGCGCGATCTCATTGCAAAGCGAGTACCACTCTTTGAATTCGCAATCCGCACCGAGCTCAAGAAGCACAATCTAACAACGGCTGAGGGTCGAGTTAATGCTCTCAATACTGCAGCACCATTAGTTGCGGCTATTCGCGATAAATCACTTCGCCCTGAATACATTAAATCTCTCGCTGGATGGCTCGGTACAGAAACTGAAGTCGTAACCGCTGCCGTTAACACCGCGCTTAAGAAAGTTTCAACAACATCTGCGCCTGTTGAAGCACCTTCCGCAGATACTGCCTGGCGACCAAACCCAACAGAACCAACGTTGATGTTGGAACGTGAAGTATTGAAGGCAAAACTTCAGATGTCAGGGTTAGTTACCGACTGGAAGACAATCGAGGATGATGCCTTCACGCATCCTGCCTATCTCGAGCTTCGTCGCATCATTGATTCATTTGGTACCGAACCAGTTCTGCTTGAAAATGTCACAGATGAACGTATGCGCCAACTCTTTACCGAGCTTTCTGTAGAACCGGTGCGAACAGATGGAGCGGTATCTGAGAAATATGTTTCCAGCATTGTCGCTCGCCTGCGCGAAGTATTGGTAAGTCGCAAGATTGCAGATCTCAAATCTAGTTTGCAGAGACTTAATCCTGTTGAAAATGAGGAGCAGTACAACGCAGCTTTTGGCGATTTGGTAGCCCTGGAAACCCAGAAGCGCGGCCTTCACGAACTCTCTATTGGTTCGCTCTAGTTCCTTTCCCTTCGCTCATTTCTTCTCATTTTGGCAGGGGTTAAACCCTGAGGTAGAGTTGCGCCCGATACATTCCCTGATAGCTCAACGGCAGAGCAGTCGACTGTTAATCGACAGGTTCTTGGTTCGAATCCAAGTCAGGGAGCCATTTACACCCATTTGCCTTACCCTTTTTCCATGAACGTTAATCCCAATTTTCAGCGTCGTGGTTTCTTAGGCGCCCTTGTGGTTTCGGCTCTTGCCGCAATTTCTGGAAGCAAACTTTCACCTGCAACAGCTGCTGCAAAGGGAAAGAACATCGTCAAGCTCGCAAAGGTTCCTGTGGGTGGAACATTTAATTTCACGCACTCAGCGCAAGGAATGCCAGCAATTCTCTTTCGCACCAAAACCGGAGTCTTCGCATATTCAGCTATCTGCACACACCAAGGTTGCACCGTGGCCTACAACCCATCTTCAAAACGACTTCGCTGTCCATGTCACGGCGCTGAATTCGATCCACTTAAGGGTGCCAAGCCAATCGGTGGCGTGGCTGAAGTTCCGCTTGGAAAAGTTAAGGTTGCAGTCAAAGGCGCGTGGATAGTCGAAGCGTAGGCAAGCCGAAGCTGGAAATCCCCCACAAGTCCAAAAGTAGTATCAGGAAAATCTCAGGAAGATAAGACAGGATCATTTTCATGAAGAACACAAAAACAATTGGCGCATTTGTAGCCGGAGTCGTTTTAGCAGGCTCTGTTGCAACTGCTGCGATCACACCTACCGCCGGCACTCTCAAAGCTTGTGCAGATAATCGCACTCAGGCTTTATACCTCTCTTCCAATGGCACCTGTTCTTCCAGCCGCACACTCGTAGAAATCGGTGGCAACGGCATGAACACCAAGACGATTTCATCTCTTGTTACTCCTTCTGTTGTCTCCATTTCGGCCACAACATCAAGTGGCGAAGGAACCGGATCAGGTTCGATTTACAAGAGCAATTCATCTTCTAGCTACATCATCACCAACAATCACGTGATTGAAGCAGCTGCAACTACTGGCACCATCAAGGTTGAACTCACAAATGGCGAGCAGTACACCGCCAAGATTGTGGGACGCGATCCTGGTTATGACATCGCCGTGCTACAGATTCAAATTGGCAACTTGCCAGCTATCGCACTAGGTGATTCTTCTAAAGTCAGCGTTGGAGACCCAGTTCTCGCTATTGGTTCTCCACTTGGCTTAGCAAGCACCGTGACAAGCGGAATCATTTCCGCGCTTAACCGTCCGGTCTCTACCGGAACTGCTGATGCGCAGTCATATGTGAATGCTATTCAGACCGATGCTGCAATTAACCCTGGAAACTCAGGTGGAGCCCTTATCGATTCACAAGGTCGCATCATCGGCGTGAACTCAGCAATTGCAACGCTTTCTAGTGGATCTGCCAGCGGTTCAATTGGACTTGGTTTCTCAATTCCAATCAATGAAGCAAAGCGCGTCATCGATGAAATCATTGCAACAGGTAAATCAACTCGTCCAGTACTCGGTGTCTACTTCGATCCAACCTTTACAGGCATTGGTGCGAAGATTGCACGATTGAGTGCAGGTGAAGGTGCCGAGAAAGCTGGCATCCCAGTTGGTTCAGTCATTCGCAGTATCGATGGAGTGAAAGTTATTGATAATGACACTGCCATCGTGCGCATCAGATCCTACGTTCCTGGAACTGTCGTTTCAGTACTCGTCGATCTGCCAACAGGCGGAAGCAAGACTTTCAAGGTCACTTTAGGGTCGGCGCCGTCGCTCTAAGAATTCTGTAAGAAACATACCCGTTACCTTAAATACACAGGTAGCGGGTATCTTTCTGCCATGGCTCTCTTCACATTGCAGGTATCTCTTCCAGACCGTCCTGGCTCACTCGGAATGCTCGCATCTGCAATCGGTTCTGCAGGTGCAGATATCCGCGGACTCGAAGTTCTTAAGAGCGAAGATGGAACTGGCTACGATCAAATTACAGTCGCTGTCCCAGGAACTGATCCTTCAGATCTCGTTGAAATTCTTAACTCAATTGGCGGAGTCGAAGTACTCTCTATTGAGCCCCTCGCAAATTAATTCTTAATTAAGCAGGTTTGCGCTAGCACCAGCACTCGGTAGCGATGTAAAGAATCGTGGCTTCTTAAAGCCTTGTGATTCAAATGCCTCAGAGACCGCTTCTCGTGTCTTCTGAACGTCACTGGCTTTAATCAGCGCAATAGCGCTTCCACCAAAGCCGCCGCCCACCATGCGCGCACCCATGGCACCTGCTTCAAGAGATGCATCGACTGCAACATCGAGTTCAGGGCAAGAGACTGTGTAATCATCGCGAAGCGAAATGTGGGATGCGTTAATCAATTTCCCTAAAGTCACGAAATCTGATGCTCGAAGAGCGGTCACAGCATCAAGGACTCGCGCAATTTCAGTAACAGCGTGACGAGCGCGGATGAACTCTGTTTCGGTCAACTTGTCGCGATTTGCTTCTAGCGATTCGAGAGTTAAGTGGCGCATTGATGGAATATTTAACTTTGCAGCAACAGATTCACAGGAAGCGCGACGTTCTGCATAACCGCCATCTACTAGCGCGTGGTGTGCTTGTGTATCGATAATGAGAAGTTCAAGCCCAGCATCGGCTACGTTAAAGGGAATTGATTCGGTGCTGAGGTCGCGACAATCGAGAAGAAGCGCAGCTCCCGCTTGAGCCATAAGTGAAACAGATTGATCCATGATTCCGCAGGGCATTCCAACGTAATCATTTTCAGCCTTCTGTGTTGCTCGTGCTAAATCTTCCTTGCTCTTACCGAGCTCGAAGAGAGTATTGAGGGCCACAGCGACTGAACATTCGAGGGCGGCAGAGGATGAAAGTCCGGCACCGGATGGAACAGTTCCGTCGACCAATATATCTACGCCGGTTGAAATGCCAAGAGTCCAGATAACGCCGAGAACATATTTCTCCCAATCACCTTTACTGCCAGGCTTCACATCGTTGATATCAATAGTGAAAATCTTCTCTTTACGTTGATGAGATGCGATGCGGACTAAACCATCTTTGCGAGCAGCAATTGCCGCGTAGGCGCGATCGGCAATAGCAAAGGGGAGAACGAAGCCTTCGCTGTAATCGATATGTTCGCCGATGAGATTGACGCGACCTGGAGCTTCAGCGAGAACTTCGGGTTTACGGCCATAAAGCTCTTCAAAGGTACGTGCAATGGACGCCATGGTTTAAAGCTTTACATCTTTTAGCTGCTGGGCAGATTGCTCTGGCTTCATATCCATAATGAATGCACCCATGGCAGATTCTGAACCAGCGAGATATTTAAGTTTTCCAGGTGCGCGACGCACGCTAGTGATTTGCCAATGAAGGCGAAGGAGATCACGACCTTCGCGCACTGGTGCCTGATGCCATGCAGCGATGTAGGCCATATCAATACCAAAGACGCCATCAAGACGTTGCATGACTTCGATTGCAATCGATGGGAATGAATCACAGGCAGCTGGTGCTAGCTCGGTCAGATCTGCTACTGGCTGCAACGGAACAACATGAATTTCAAATGGGTAACGAGATGCATAAGGTGTGTAAGCGACCCAATGTTCATTACGAGCAATGATGCGGACGTCATCGCGAAGTTCGCGGGCTAGAACGTCATCAAATAAGACGCGACCGGTTTTTTCATGGTGCTTACGCGCAACTTCAAGCATCTTGGTGACGCGTGGGGGAAGGTATGAATACGCATAGATCTGACCATGTGGGTGCGCCAGAGTCACACCGATTTCTTCACCGCGGTTCTCAAAAGGTGCGATGTGAGAAATGAATGGAAGTTTCGAAAGTTCTGCTGTGCGATCGCGCCACGCTTCAAGAAGAGTGCGTACTCGCTGAGGTGAAAGGGATTTGAATGCGCCACCGTGGTCTGCGGTAAAGCAGATAACTTCACACTTTCCTGCTGCAGCACCTTCATCGGTATCTGAACCGACCATGTCAGGAAGAGCGAAATCGCCATCAGGTGGTCGAAGAGATGGTGAACGATTATCAAAGACAACAACTTCAAAATCATTTTCAGGAATTTCAGTGAGAAGTTCGCCTGTTGTTGGGCAGAGTGGGCAGAGTTCTTTTGGTGGCAAGAAGATGCGACCTTGGCGGTGCGCAGCCATTGCAACCCATTCGTTGACCAGGGGATCGAGGCGAAGTTCACCGATTCCAGGCTGCTCTTCTTCAGGGCGTTGATCAGGAACGGTACGGGTCTGGCCCGCTGTGTCGTAATAGCGGATGGTGCGACCGTCGTTCATAGTGCGGCTTGTGCGCACTACACCTGCTGAAAGTTCGACTATCTCATCCATGATGAACGTACTCTACCTTGGGTTAGGCCCAGTTGAGGGTGCGTTCAATCGCTTTCTTCCAACCGGCATATCCAATTGCGCGATCTTCGCTACTTGATGTTGGGTTCCAGCGACGAGATTGTTTCCATTGTTTCTTCAACTCATCAGTATCTTTCCAGAATTCAACTGCGAGACCTGCTGCATATGCAGCACCAAGTGCGGTTGTCTCTGTAATCAATGGTCTGGTGATATCGATTCCCATAGTGTCTGCCTGCATCTGCATGCAAAGCGCGTTGGCAGTGATTCCACCATCGACGCGCATTTCTGTCATGGGCACACCGCTATCTGCAACCATCGCATCCATGACGTCACGAGTTTGATAACAGATTGCTTCAAGTGCTGCGCGCGCCAGGTGTGCCTTTGTGGCTGCGCGAGTGAGTCCGACGATCACACCACGTGCATCGCTGCGCCAGTATGGAGCAAAGAGCCCAGAGAATGCTGGAACAAAATAGACACCTGCTGTATCGGTAACAGAGGAAGCAAGAGATTCAGTTTCGGCTGCATTAGTGATGATTCCAAGCTGATCGCGTAGCCACTGAATGGCAGAACCAGTAACAGCTACTGAACCTTCGAGCGCGTACATCGCAGGCGCATCACCAAATTTATAGCAGACAGTCGATAGAAGACCGTTCTTGGATCGAACAATCTCTTTGCCTGTATTAAGAAGCGCGAAGTTTCCGGTGCCGTACGTTGTCTTTGATTCACCGCGTTCGAAACAGACTTGGCCAACCATCGCAGCATGTTGATCGCCCAAGATTCCTGCGATAGGAACAGCAGATCCAAGAGGTCCATGCGGATCGGTCAACGCATATTTTTCAGATGAAGATTTGATCTCCGGAAGTACAGTGCGAGGAATATCGAAGTAACCCAGAAGTTCGTCATCCCATTGCAAGGTTTCGAGGTTCATTAACAAGGTGCGGCTTGCGTTGGTGACATCGGTGAAATGGACTCCGCCTTGAGTTCCACCGGAAAGGTTCCAGAGCAACCAGGAATCAATCGTTCCAAAGCGCGCTGAACCTGATGCAATAGCTGCCTTTACGGCATCAGAATTTTGAATCAACCAGTTCATCTTGCTGCCCGAGAAGTAAGGGGCGATGGCTAGACCGGTCTTAAATGTAATTGCATCTTTAGCGCTCTGCGCAAAACCTTCGAGGTAATCAGCTGTGCGAGTGTCCTGCCAGACGATTGCGTTATGAAGTGGACGTCCTGTTGTGACATCCCATGCGACAGTGGTTTCGCGCTGATTGGTTATTCCAATTGCAGCTAAATCCGAACCCAAGATATCGGCTTGTTTGAGAGCTCCGGCAATGACCTCTTTGGTGCGATCCCAAATTTCTGCGGCATCATGTTCGACCCAACCTGCTTGAGGAAGTATCTGACGGTGCTCCAT
Encoded proteins:
- a CDS encoding ACT domain-containing protein, which produces MALFTLQVSLPDRPGSLGMLASAIGSAGADIRGLEVLKSEDGTGYDQITVAVPGTDPSDLVEILNSIGGVEVLSIEPLAN
- a CDS encoding deoxyguanosinetriphosphate triphosphohydrolase: MTSSSNYSAADQERYLDEPAKRPGRTEFMRDRARVIHSAALRRLAAKTQVAVPWENDFQRTRLSHSLECAQIGRELGESLGADPDLLETACLSHDMGHPPFGHNGEEALAEVAAPCGGFEGNAQSFRLLTRIEAKTVDTDGKTIGLNLTRASLDAATKYPWARAENPRKFGVYDDDTEIFNWVRQGAPAGRKCIEAQIMDWSDDCAYSVHDLEDAIFAGQITVKNFDNDLDILYTEMVNGYGSDASKDEAAAALTRLQALSCWPASFDRTHRALARLKDTTSQLIGRFVLSAELETRKIHGDGPLTRYSANLEIPREQKIEVDFLKAVAGHYLINAAASQERYAKQQVVIHELVEMLFEAAPNELDPIFEDDWKLATTDSERLRVVVDQIASLTDPGAYALHAHLSKRR
- the glpK gene encoding glycerol kinase GlpK, whose translation is MAYIGSLDQGTSSTRFMIFDADGKVVGQHQMEHRQILPQAGWVEHDAAEIWDRTKEVIAGALKQADILGSDLAAIGITNQRETTVAWDVTTGRPLHNAIVWQDTRTADYLEGFAQSAKDAITFKTGLAIAPYFSGSKMNWLIQNSDAVKAAIASGSARFGTIDSWLLWNLSGGTQGGVHFTDVTNASRTLLMNLETLQWDDELLGYFDIPRTVLPEIKSSSEKYALTDPHGPLGSAVPIAGILGDQHAAMVGQVCFERGESKTTYGTGNFALLNTGKEIVRSKNGLLSTVCYKFGDAPAMYALEGSVAVTGSAIQWLRDQLGIITNAAETESLASSVTDTAGVYFVPAFSGLFAPYWRSDARGVIVGLTRAATKAHLARAALEAICYQTRDVMDAMVADSGVPMTEMRVDGGITANALCMQMQADTMGIDITRPLITETTALGAAYAAGLAVEFWKDTDELKKQWKQSRRWNPTSSSEDRAIGYAGWKKAIERTLNWA
- the galK gene encoding galactokinase, with protein sequence MASIARTFEELYGRKPEVLAEAPGRVNLIGEHIDYSEGFVLPFAIADRAYAAIAARKDGLVRIASHQRKEKIFTIDINDVKPGSKGDWEKYVLGVIWTLGISTGVDILVDGTVPSGAGLSSSAALECSVAVALNTLFELGKSKEDLARATQKAENDYVGMPCGIMDQSVSLMAQAGAALLLDCRDLSTESIPFNVADAGLELLIIDTQAHHALVDGGYAERRASCESVAAKLNIPSMRHLTLESLEANRDKLTETEFIRARHAVTEIARVLDAVTALRASDFVTLGKLINASHISLRDDYTVSCPELDVAVDASLEAGAMGARMVGGGFGGSAIALIKASDVQKTREAVSEAFESQGFKKPRFFTSLPSAGASANLLN
- a CDS encoding ubiquinol-cytochrome c reductase iron-sulfur subunit, which gives rise to MNVNPNFQRRGFLGALVVSALAAISGSKLSPATAAAKGKNIVKLAKVPVGGTFNFTHSAQGMPAILFRTKTGVFAYSAICTHQGCTVAYNPSSKRLRCPCHGAEFDPLKGAKPIGGVAEVPLGKVKVAVKGAWIVEA
- a CDS encoding YdcF family protein gives rise to the protein MFKLIRRLISLVLAIVVIIPTYALFVTWNSAKNPTIRTSADVIVVPGAAQLNGAPGEVLLARLQEAKRIQKLGYAPLIITVGAGAPGDRTTEAAAGKYWLTRNGVSRSKVISLPVGRDTLTQTKSYIDEMRKRKLTNVIIATDAYHCQRAMTMANDFGAVATCSPAQTGPNTLENSRYRYLIREAGAYLAYITLGRRGIHISDHLTNSGLVRYVYDIVQ
- the galT gene encoding galactose-1-phosphate uridylyltransferase, translated to MDEIVELSAGVVRTSRTMNDGRTIRYYDTAGQTRTVPDQRPEEEQPGIGELRLDPLVNEWVAMAAHRQGRIFLPPKELCPLCPTTGELLTEIPENDFEVVVFDNRSPSLRPPDGDFALPDMVGSDTDEGAAAGKCEVICFTADHGGAFKSLSPQRVRTLLEAWRDRTAELSKLPFISHIAPFENRGEEIGVTLAHPHGQIYAYSYLPPRVTKMLEVARKHHEKTGRVLFDDVLARELRDDVRIIARNEHWVAYTPYASRYPFEIHVVPLQPVADLTELAPAACDSFPSIAIEVMQRLDGVFGIDMAYIAAWHQAPVREGRDLLRLHWQITSVRRAPGKLKYLAGSESAMGAFIMDMKPEQSAQQLKDVKL
- a CDS encoding S1C family serine protease; the protein is MKNTKTIGAFVAGVVLAGSVATAAITPTAGTLKACADNRTQALYLSSNGTCSSSRTLVEIGGNGMNTKTISSLVTPSVVSISATTSSGEGTGSGSIYKSNSSSSYIITNNHVIEAAATTGTIKVELTNGEQYTAKIVGRDPGYDIAVLQIQIGNLPAIALGDSSKVSVGDPVLAIGSPLGLASTVTSGIISALNRPVSTGTADAQSYVNAIQTDAAINPGNSGGALIDSQGRIIGVNSAIATLSSGSASGSIGLGFSIPINEAKRVIDEIIATGKSTRPVLGVYFDPTFTGIGAKIARLSAGEGAEKAGIPVGSVIRSIDGVKVIDNDTAIVRIRSYVPGTVVSVLVDLPTGGSKTFKVTLGSAPSL
- the dnaG gene encoding DNA primase — its product is MSGRIKADDIVYVREHAHIDEVVSAAGVALKNAGGGQKKGLCPFHDEKSPSFHVTPSKNYYHCFGCGVGGDVIDFMMKTDHLSFTETIERLASQIGYTLRYEEGGPTQPTSQRSRLYAANLAAAKFFQDLLNTSPDAAHGRDLLTKRGFDKAACDSFGVGYAPNGWDGLTKHLRAAGFTIDELEEAGLSKMGERGPIDKFRNRVMWPIKDISGDIVGFGARKLASDEEDQGPKYLNTSETPIYKKSQVLYGLDMAKKDIAKNRQVVVVEGYTDVMACHLAGITTAVATCGTAFGDDHIRIIRRLLMDADAFRGEVIFTFDGDAAGQKAAMKAFGDDQKFVTQTFVAVEPDGLDPCDLRQHKGDLALRDLIAKRVPLFEFAIRTELKKHNLTTAEGRVNALNTAAPLVAAIRDKSLRPEYIKSLAGWLGTETEVVTAAVNTALKKVSTTSAPVEAPSADTAWRPNPTEPTLMLEREVLKAKLQMSGLVTDWKTIEDDAFTHPAYLELRRIIDSFGTEPVLLENVTDERMRQLFTELSVEPVRTDGAVSEKYVSSIVARLREVLVSRKIADLKSSLQRLNPVENEEQYNAAFGDLVALETQKRGLHELSIGSL